One genomic segment of Rhinolophus sinicus isolate RSC01 linkage group LG11, ASM3656204v1, whole genome shotgun sequence includes these proteins:
- the LOC109452604 gene encoding Friend virus susceptibility protein 1 isoform X2: protein MPTVCLGFRYKSQLCCLWAWRRQSGGCTPEPVFVSRAGTTHQEQVEPPRVNSPIPRAAITMAERALALNPMGRGDRYYTYTELLAISRRFKQNPNELMISWILRVYDQGGSALALNSGELALLGDLTGDAIFNYHCKGLRGGCKTLLSWLLLAWRQRWESFVHFEATELPFRPWTTMEEGIRLVRELGMLEWIYREPASPPVPEQAPLPAPEDMPFTQGLQRRLLTAAPSELRLSLVSLLVKGMTVLEAVIEIQTIADVGLLWRHSQPGRAKLMLGPNPTRKDLMGWLLSHGVPKERVDKQPTKVLLELYIKEAKRSRCHPAYMLGEEQPPPPPYSDQACGEELPMHHD, encoded by the exons ATGCCGACGGTGTGCTTGGGGTTTAGAtataaatcccagctctgctgtttgTGGGCTTGGAGGCGTCAGTCTGGTGGTTGCACTCCTGAGCCTGTTTTTGTGTCTAGAGCAGGCACAACACATCAGGAGCAA GTGGAGCCTCCACGTGTCAACAGCCCCATCCCTCG GGCAGCCATCACCATGGCCGAGAGAGCCCTGGCGCTCAACCCGATGGGGCGGGGCGACCGCTACTACACGTACACCGAGCTCCTGGCCATCTCGCGGCGCTTCAAGCAGAACCCCAATGAGCTCATGATCAGCTGGATCCTGCGGGTGTATGACCAGGGGGGCTCGGCCCTGGCCCTGAATTCTGGGGAGCTGGCGCTGCTGGGCGACCTGACAGGCGACGCCATCTTCAACTACCACTGCAAGGGCCTGCGGGGCGGCTGCAAGACGCTGCTCAGCTGGCTGCTGCTGGCCTGGCGTCAGCGCTGGGAGTCTTTCGTGCACTTCGAGGCCACTGAGCTGCCTTTCCGGCCCTGGACCACCATGGAGGAGGGCATCCGGCTGGTGCGCGAGCTGGGCATGCTCGAGTGGATCTATCGCGAGCCGGCCTCACCTCCCGTGCCGGAGCAGGCACCCTTGCCGGCACCAGAGGACATGCCCTTCACACAGGGCCTGCAGCGGCGCCTGCTGACAGCTGCGCCCTCCGAGCTGCGGCTGTCGCTGGTCAGCCTGCTGGTCAAAGGCATGACAGTGCTGGAGGCGGTGATAGAGATCCAGACCATTGCCGACGTCGGCCTGCTCTGGCGCCACAGCCAGCCAGGCCGTGCCAAGCTCATGCTGGGGCCCAATCCGACGCGCAAGGACCTCATGGGCTGGCTCCTGAGCCACGGCGTGCCCAAGGAGAGGGTGGACAAGCAGCCCACCAAGGTCCTCCTGGAGCTGTACATCAAAGAGGCCAAGCGCAGCCGTTGCCACCCAGCCTACATGCTGGGGGAGGAGCAGCCCCCGCCGCCCCCCTATTCTGACCAGGCCTGTGGGGAGGAGCTGCCCATGCACCACGACTAG
- the LOC109452495 gene encoding putative G-protein coupled receptor GPR32P1, with protein sequence MEDPSETRQPAAPGIPCPPEAVLFFFYSLAALASYLLDVVSHSLVIRAAGPLLPPLLSAAWFGYQAATDVAFTVLLPLTLIWTRSSWPLGGTSCPLDPGLAFLTFYASGRLLARTAADHCASVLWPVWALNHRAARRVVLWASGFWLLVLVLGTPMLRALVNRAQPYNRTPAGEQPHCSSNSTLNQLVFGFGVPLGVLSAFHSLLKAKLQLARLTGRPPLLGMPWASGTMLFAGSPSTCYFC encoded by the coding sequence ATGGAGGACCCTTCAGAGACTCGGCAGCCAGCAGCCCCCGGAATCCCGTGCCCACCGGAGGctgtcctctttttcttctaCTCTCTGGCTGCCCTTGCCTCCTACCTGCTGGACGTGGTCAGCCACAGCCTGGTTATCCGAGCAGCagggcccctcctgcctcccctgctGTCAGCCGCCTGGTTTGGCTACCAGGCTGCAACCGATGTCGCCTTCACTGTCCTCCTGCCACTGACCCTCATCTGGACACGCTCCAGCTGGCCCCTGGGTGGCACCTCCTGTCCCCTGGACCCTGGCCTGGCTTTCCTGACCTTCTACGCCAGTGGCCGCCTGCTGGCCCGCACAGCCGCTGACCATTGCGCCTCCGTGCTCTGGCCAGTCTGGGCGCTCAACCACCGCGCAGCCCGAAGGGTGGTTCTCTGGGCCAGCGGCTTCTGGCTCCTGGTGCTGGTCCTGGGAACGCCAATGCTGCGAGCCCTGGTGAACCGAGCCCAGCCGTATAATAGGACGCCCGCTGGGGAACAACCCCACTGCTCCTCCAATTCCACACTGAATCAGCTGGTGTTTGGCTTTGGGGTGCCTTTGGGGGTTTTGAGTGCCTTTCACAGCCTCCTGAAGGCCAAGCTGCAGCTGGCAAGGCTCACGGGCAGGCCCCCGCTGCTGGGGATGCCCTGGGCCTCAGGGACCATGTTATTTGCTGGTTCCCCTTCCACCTGCTACTTCTGCTGA
- the LOC109452604 gene encoding Friend virus susceptibility protein 1 isoform X3, with product MAERALALNPMGRGDRYYTYTELLAISRRFKQNPNELMISWILRVYDQGGSALALNSGELALLGDLTGDAIFNYHCKGLRGGCKTLLSWLLLAWRQRWESFVHFEATELPFRPWTTMEEGIRLVRELGMLEWIYREPASPPVPEQAPLPAPEDMPFTQGLQRRLLTAAPSELRLSLVSLLVKGMTVLEAVIEIQTIADVGLLWRHSQPGRAKLMLGPNPTRKDLMGWLLSHGVPKERVDKQPTKVLLELYIKEAKRSRCHPAYMLGEEQPPPPPYSDQACGEELPMHHD from the coding sequence ATGGCCGAGAGAGCCCTGGCGCTCAACCCGATGGGGCGGGGCGACCGCTACTACACGTACACCGAGCTCCTGGCCATCTCGCGGCGCTTCAAGCAGAACCCCAATGAGCTCATGATCAGCTGGATCCTGCGGGTGTATGACCAGGGGGGCTCGGCCCTGGCCCTGAATTCTGGGGAGCTGGCGCTGCTGGGCGACCTGACAGGCGACGCCATCTTCAACTACCACTGCAAGGGCCTGCGGGGCGGCTGCAAGACGCTGCTCAGCTGGCTGCTGCTGGCCTGGCGTCAGCGCTGGGAGTCTTTCGTGCACTTCGAGGCCACTGAGCTGCCTTTCCGGCCCTGGACCACCATGGAGGAGGGCATCCGGCTGGTGCGCGAGCTGGGCATGCTCGAGTGGATCTATCGCGAGCCGGCCTCACCTCCCGTGCCGGAGCAGGCACCCTTGCCGGCACCAGAGGACATGCCCTTCACACAGGGCCTGCAGCGGCGCCTGCTGACAGCTGCGCCCTCCGAGCTGCGGCTGTCGCTGGTCAGCCTGCTGGTCAAAGGCATGACAGTGCTGGAGGCGGTGATAGAGATCCAGACCATTGCCGACGTCGGCCTGCTCTGGCGCCACAGCCAGCCAGGCCGTGCCAAGCTCATGCTGGGGCCCAATCCGACGCGCAAGGACCTCATGGGCTGGCTCCTGAGCCACGGCGTGCCCAAGGAGAGGGTGGACAAGCAGCCCACCAAGGTCCTCCTGGAGCTGTACATCAAAGAGGCCAAGCGCAGCCGTTGCCACCCAGCCTACATGCTGGGGGAGGAGCAGCCCCCGCCGCCCCCCTATTCTGACCAGGCCTGTGGGGAGGAGCTGCCCATGCACCACGACTAG
- the ACP4 gene encoding testicular acid phosphatase: protein MAGSGFQGHPAAGSLLLLLMFLPQALMEEGPLVFVAVVFRHGDRAPLASYPKDPHKEAVSTLWPRGLGQLTSEGVLQQLELGRFLRSRYEAFLSPKYQREEVYVRSTDFDRTLESAQANLAGLFPEAAPGRPEAAWRPIPVHTVPVTEDKLLRFPTRSCPRYHELLREATEAAEYQTALEGWTGFLTHLENFTGLSLVGEPLRRAWKVLDTLMCQRAHGLPLPSWASPDVLRTLAQISALDIGAHVGPPRAAEKAQLTGGILLDAILANFSRVQRLGLPLKMVMYSAHDSTLLALQGALGLYDGHTPPYAACLGFEFRKHLGDPEEDAGNITVSLFYRNDSAGLPLSLSLPGCPAPCPLGRFRQLTAQARPPVHGVPCHGSHEPAPPTATMVPLLAGAVALLVALSVGLGLLAWRPGCLRAWGDPV, encoded by the exons ATGGCTGGGTCAGGGTTCCAGGGCCACCCCGCGGCCGGATCTCTCCTGCTCCTGCTGATgttcctgccccaggccctgatGGAAGAAGGACCCCTGGTGTTCGTGGCTGTG GTGTTCCGCCATGGTGACCGGGCCCCGCTGGCCTCCTACCCCAAGGACCCACACAAGGAGGCTGTTTCCACCCTGTGGCCACGTGGTCTGGGCCAGTTGACCTCG GAGGGGGTTCTCCAGCAGCTGGAGTTGGGCCGCTTCCTGAGGAGTCGCTATGAGGCTTTTCTGAGCCCCAAGTACCAGCGGGAGGAG GTGTACGTTCGCAGCACAGACTTTGACCGGACGCTGGAGAGTGCTCAGGCCAACCTCGCAGGGCTGTTCCCCGAGGCTGCCCCGGGGCGCCCTGAGGCGGCCTGGAGGCCCATCCCTGTGCACACGGTGCCCGTCACTGAGGACAAG CTGCTGAGGTTCCCCACGCGCAGTTGTCCCCGATACCACGAGCTGCTGCGCGAGGCCACCGAGGCTGCTGAATACCAGACAGCCCTGGAGGGCTGGACG GGCTTCCTGACGCACCTGGAGAACTTCACAGGGCTGTCATTGGTCGGGGAGCCGCTCCGCAGGGCGTGGAAAGTTCTGGACACACTGATGTGCCAG cgAGCCCACGGTCTTCCCCTCCCATCCTGGGCCTCCCCGGATGTCCTGCGGACGCTAGCCCAGATTTCAGCTTTGGATATTGGGGCCCATGTGGGTCCACCCCGGGCAGCAGAGAAGGCCCAGCTGACAGGGG GGATCCTTCTGGATGCCATCCTTGCCAACTTCTCTCGGGTCCAGCGCCTGGGGCTGCCCCTCAAGATGGTTATGTACTCAGCT CACGACAGCACTCTGCTGGCCCTCCAGGGGGCCCTGGGTCTCTACGATGGGCACACCCCACCGTATGCTGCCTGCCTCGGCTTCGAGTTCCGGAAGCACCTTGGGGACCCGGAGGAAGATgcagg GAACATCACCGTCTCCCTCTTCTACCGCAACGACTCCGCTGGCCTgcccctgagcctcagtctccctggGTGCCCGGCCCCCTGCCCATTAGGCCGCTTCCGCCAGCTGACCGCCCAGGCCCGGCCTCCCGTTCATGGGGTCCCCTGTCATGGCTCCCATGAACCTGCCCCACCCACAG CCACCATGGTGCCCCTGCTGGCCGGGGCTGTGGCCTTGCTGGTGGCACTCAGCGTGGGGCTGGGCCTGCTGGCCTGGAGACCCGGCTGCCTACGGGCCTGGGGAGACCCGGTGTGA
- the LOC109452604 gene encoding Friend virus susceptibility protein 1 isoform X1, which yields MWESNWQPCSELELQPTEPSAALQESFLTPSLQISVSLQAKGPPTTTPSWWSLHVSTAPSLAITMAERALALNPMGRGDRYYTYTELLAISRRFKQNPNELMISWILRVYDQGGSALALNSGELALLGDLTGDAIFNYHCKGLRGGCKTLLSWLLLAWRQRWESFVHFEATELPFRPWTTMEEGIRLVRELGMLEWIYREPASPPVPEQAPLPAPEDMPFTQGLQRRLLTAAPSELRLSLVSLLVKGMTVLEAVIEIQTIADVGLLWRHSQPGRAKLMLGPNPTRKDLMGWLLSHGVPKERVDKQPTKVLLELYIKEAKRSRCHPAYMLGEEQPPPPPYSDQACGEELPMHHD from the exons atgtgggaatcaaactggcaaccttgttcagagctcgagctccaaccaactgagccatcggctgcCCTTCAGGAGTCATTTTTGACACCGTCACTCCAAATATCA GTGTCTCTTCAAGCCAAGGGGCCACCCACTACCACCCCATCTTG GTGGAGCCTCCACGTGTCAACAGCCCCATCCCTCG CCATCACCATGGCCGAGAGAGCCCTGGCGCTCAACCCGATGGGGCGGGGCGACCGCTACTACACGTACACCGAGCTCCTGGCCATCTCGCGGCGCTTCAAGCAGAACCCCAATGAGCTCATGATCAGCTGGATCCTGCGGGTGTATGACCAGGGGGGCTCGGCCCTGGCCCTGAATTCTGGGGAGCTGGCGCTGCTGGGCGACCTGACAGGCGACGCCATCTTCAACTACCACTGCAAGGGCCTGCGGGGCGGCTGCAAGACGCTGCTCAGCTGGCTGCTGCTGGCCTGGCGTCAGCGCTGGGAGTCTTTCGTGCACTTCGAGGCCACTGAGCTGCCTTTCCGGCCCTGGACCACCATGGAGGAGGGCATCCGGCTGGTGCGCGAGCTGGGCATGCTCGAGTGGATCTATCGCGAGCCGGCCTCACCTCCCGTGCCGGAGCAGGCACCCTTGCCGGCACCAGAGGACATGCCCTTCACACAGGGCCTGCAGCGGCGCCTGCTGACAGCTGCGCCCTCCGAGCTGCGGCTGTCGCTGGTCAGCCTGCTGGTCAAAGGCATGACAGTGCTGGAGGCGGTGATAGAGATCCAGACCATTGCCGACGTCGGCCTGCTCTGGCGCCACAGCCAGCCAGGCCGTGCCAAGCTCATGCTGGGGCCCAATCCGACGCGCAAGGACCTCATGGGCTGGCTCCTGAGCCACGGCGTGCCCAAGGAGAGGGTGGACAAGCAGCCCACCAAGGTCCTCCTGGAGCTGTACATCAAAGAGGCCAAGCGCAGCCGTTGCCACCCAGCCTACATGCTGGGGGAGGAGCAGCCCCCGCCGCCCCCCTATTCTGACCAGGCCTGTGGGGAGGAGCTGCCCATGCACCACGACTAG
- the KLK15 gene encoding kallikrein-15, translating to MWLLLIFSFLLTSAGAQGNNGKMLGDEECVPHSQPWQVALFEHGRFNCGASLIAPDWVLSAAHCQTRNMRVRLGEHNLRKHDGPEQLRAVSRIIPHPHYEAHSHRHDVMLVRLTRPARLSPQVRPVALPTRCPQPGETCVVSGWGLVSNNAGNTGSPMSQVYLPDTLHCANISIISASSCNQDYPGHLMNTMVCAGVEGGGTDSCEGDSGGPLVCGGILQGIVSWGDVPCDTTTKPGVYTKVCSYLDWIRDTMKRN from the exons ATGTGGCTTCTCCTCATCTTCTCCTTCCTGCTCACATCTGCAG GGGCCCAAGGCAACAATGGCAAGATGCTGGGAGATGAGGAGTGTGTGCCCCATTCCCAACCGTGGCAAGTGGCCCTCTTCGAACATGGACGCTTTAACTGCGGTGCTTCCCTCATCGCTCCAGACTGGGTGCTGTCTGCAGCCCACTGCCAAACCCG TAACATGAGAGTGCGGCTGGGGGAGCACAATCTGCGCAAGCACGACGGCCCAGAGCAACTGAGGGCTGTTTCTCGAATCATCCCTCACCCTCACTATGAAGCACACAGCCACCGCCACGACGTCATGTTGGTGCGTCTGACCCGGCCCGCGCGCCTCTCCCCTCAAGTGCGCCCCGTGGCGCTGCCCACCCGTTGCCCCCAGCCCGGTGAGACCTGTGTGGTGTCTGGCTGGGGCCTGGTATCTAACAACGCTGGAAACACAGGAAGCCCAATGTCACAAG TGTATCTCCCAGATACGTTGCATTGTGCCAACATCAGCATTATCTCGGCCTCATCGTGTAACCAGGACTACCCAGGGCACCTGATGAACACCATGGTGTGTGCAGGTGTGGAAGGCGGAGGCACGGACTCCTGTGAG gGAGACTCCGGGGGACCCCTGGTCTGTGGGGGCATCCTGCAGGGCATTGTGTCCTGGGGTGATGTCCCCTGTGACACTACTACCAAGCCTGGTGTCTACACCAAAGTCTGCAGCTACTTGGACTGGATCAGGGATACCATGAAGAGAAACTGA
- the KLK1 gene encoding kallikrein-1, protein MWFLVLCLALSLAGTGAATPIQSRIVGGWECEKHSQPWQAALYNYNRFQCGGILVHPQWVLTAAHCISDNYQLWLGRHNLFEDEDTAQFVQVSKSFPHPQFNLSLLKNHTTYPEEDYSYDLMLLHLAEPVQITDAVKILDLPTQEPCLGSTCYASGWGNMEVDPSVDEYPDELQCVDLKLLPNDVCAKAHTEKVTDVMLCAGHLQGGKDTCTGDSGGPLICDGMLQGITSWGYTPCARPNKPGVFTKVMSFLDWIKETMAANP, encoded by the exons ATGTGGTTCCTGGTCCTGTGCCTTGCTCTGTCCCTGGCAGGGACTG GCGCTGCAACCCCCATCCAGTCCCGGATTGTGGGAGGCTGGGAGTGTGAGAAGCATTCCCAACCCTGGCAGGCGGCCCTATACAACTACAACAGATTCCAGTGTGGGGGCATCCTCGTGCACCCCCAGTGGGTGCTCACGGCTGCCCACTGCATAAGCGA TAATTACCAGCTCTGGCTGGGTCGCCACAACCTGTTTGAGGATGAAGACACAGCACAGTTCGTCCAGGTCAGTAAGAGCTTCCCACACCCTCAGTTCAACCTGAGCCTCCTGAAGAACCACACCACCTATCCAGAAGAAGACTACAGCTACGACCTCATGCTGCTCCACCTGGCAGAGCCCGTCCAGATAACAGACGCCGTGAAGATCCTGGACCTGCCCACCCAGGAACCCTGCCTGGGGAGCACCTGCTATGCCTCCGGCTGGGGCAACATGGAAGTAGATCCCT CTGTAGATGAGTACCCAGATGAACTCCAGTGTGTGGACCTCAAGCTCCTGCCCAATGATGTGTGTGCCAAAGCCCACACCGAGAAGGTGACAGACGTCATGCTGTGTGCTGGACACTTGCAGGGTGGCAAGGACACCTGTACG GGTGACTCAGGGGGCCCGCTGATCTGTGATGGTATGCTTCAAGGAATCACATCTTGGGGATACACCCCATGTGCCCGACCCAATAAGCCCGGAGTATTCACCAAAGTTATGTCCTTCCTGGACTGGATCAAGGAGACCATGGCAGCCAACCCCTGA